A region of Homo sapiens chromosome 17, GRCh38.p14 Primary Assembly DNA encodes the following proteins:
- the OR1A2 gene encoding olfactory receptor 1A2, translating to MKKENQSFNLDFILLGVTSQQEQNNVFFVIFLCIYPITLTGNLLIILAICADIRLHNPMYFLLANLSLVDIIFSSVTIPKVLANHLLGSKFISFGGCLMQMYFMIALAKADSYTLAAMAYDRAVAISCPLHYTTIMSPRSCILLIAGSWVIGNTSALPHTLLTASLSFCGNQEVANFYCDIMPLLKLSCSDVHFNVKMMYLGVGVFSLPLLCIIVSYVQVFSTVFQVPSTKSLFKAFCTCGSHLTVVFLYYGTTMGMYFRPLTSYSPKDAVITVMYVAVTPALNPFIYSLRNWDMKAALQKLFSKRISS from the coding sequence atgaagaaagaaaatcaatccTTTAACCTGGATTTTATTCTCCTGGGAGTTACTAGTCAGCAAGAACAGAATAATgtcttctttgtgatttttttgtgcATTTACCCCATCACACTGACTGGAAATCTGCTCATCATCTTGGCCATCTGTGCTGACATTCGCCTTCACAACCCCATGTATTTTCTCCTTGCCAACCTCTCCTTGGTTGACATCATCTTCTCATCCGTAACCATCCCTAAGGTGCTGGCCAACCATCTCTTGGGGAGCAAGTTCATCTCCTTTGGGGGATGCCTAATGCAGATGTATTTCATGATAGCCTTGGCCAAGGCAGACAGCTATACCTTGGCTGCAATGGCATACGATCGAGCTGTGGCCATCAGCTGCCCACTTCATTACACAACAATTATGAGTCCACGGTCTTGTATCCTGCTTATTGCTGGGTCTTGGGTGATTGGAAACACCAGTGCTCTCCCCCACACTCTGCTCACAGCTAGTTTGTCCTTCTGTGGCAACCAGGAAGTAGCCAATTTCTACTGTGACATTATGCCTTTGCTGAAGTTGTCCTGTTCTGACGTCCACTTTAATGTGAAGATGATGTACCTAGGGGTCGGCGTTTTCTCTTTGCCATTACTATGCATCATTGTCTCCTATGTTCAGGTCTTTTCCACAGTCTTCCAAGTTCCATCTACCAAGAGTCTATTCAAAGCCTTCTGCACCTGTGGCTCCCACCTCACAGTTGTTTTTTTATATTATGGTACAACGATGGGCATGTATTTCCGCCCTCTGACCAGTTACAGCCCCAAAGATGCAGTGATAACTGTGATGTATGTGGCAGTGACCCCAGCATTAAATCCTTTCATCTATAGTCTGAGAAATTGGGATATGAAGGCAGCCCTACAGAAACTCTTCAGCAAGAGAATCTCCTCATAG